Below is a window of Haloterrigena alkaliphila DNA.
CTACAGGGAGGAAATGCCGCCGTTTCGGGCGTTCGGTAACGTCCTGTTGACGCTACTGACGAAGGTCGCGAGCGGGTACTGGCGAATGACCGATCCGCAGAACGGGTACACGGCGATCTCCAACCGGGCGCTTCGAGAGATCGACGTCGGCGACCTGTTCGAGTACTACGGCTACTGCAACAGCGTTCTCGTCAGGCTGAACGCCAGCGATCTGCCGATCGCCGACGTCGATATTCCGGCCCTGTACGGCGACGAGGATAGCAACATCGAATACGCGACGTACGTCAGGAAGGTGTCGCTGATGCTGCTCGAGAATTTCCTGTGGCGGCTGAAAACGAAGCAGGTCGACCGAGGGTTCTACCCGACTTCGGTACTGTACGTCGTTGGCGCCGCGTCCATCGCGTTCGGCGCGTTACGAGCGATACAGACCCGCATTCTGTCGGACGATCGGTCGGTCTCGTCCGCGATGAGATCGGCGGTCGTATTCGCGACGGTCGGACTCCTGTCGGTACTGTCCGCGATCCTCTCCGAGTGGTTCGAATCACGGTCTCTGGAGTCGAAAATCGAATTCGAGTGAGATCGGTTTCGAAACCGCGGTGGAGATCGGCGGCCGATCTACGGTCGATTACCGATCTTGAGCTGGTGGTCGTCGACGAACAGGTTCAGCTCGCTCGGTGAGGTGTAGCCGCCGCCGTAGTGGAGGACGGGTCCGGCGTACTCGTGGGCCATACTTTCGGTGGTTCGCCAGCGGAAGTTCGTTCGCTCGTAGGTGAGTTCGCCGTTGAGCCAACATCGAACGACTCCGTCGTAGTTCGCCCGTCCGTTCGACACGGAGTTCAGTTTGACGTACGTCTCGAGTTCGTGCCATTGGCCGCGAGGGACGCTGACGCCCCAGTACTCGGATTCTCCGTACGAGCCCGGCATGTCGAGGTGATAGGTGTACGTCAGCATGTCGTAGTGACCGCTGGGAAGGGAACTATCGCCGCGCGCGTACAGGCGCGTCGACCAGCCGTTGTCTCCGGACGGATCGCCGCCGCCCGATCCGCCGCTTCCGGCCTCGGTGTTCAACCCGGCGTTCCAGATCCGGCAGTTCTCGGCGTCCCGCATCTGCCACGAGGGATCGAGATAGAACATCGCCCGCTGATAGAGTTCGTCGGGTTGACCGTAGCCG
It encodes the following:
- a CDS encoding glycosyltransferase family 2 protein, which encodes MYDEHTIGVVIPAYNEEGLVGDVVRDVPTYVDRIYAIDDRSTDGTRAEITDAAERDATNWSTEDGFGGGSSRYRLDGSATLSRSGAGQTRFDAQFENRVETVEQIGRVVSIRHAENRGAGGAIKTGYLAALVDDIDVVATIDGDGQMDPTYLDRFLDPIVDGPAEYTKGSRFMNTSYREEMPPFRAFGNVLLTLLTKVASGYWRMTDPQNGYTAISNRALREIDVGDLFEYYGYCNSVLVRLNASDLPIADVDIPALYGDEDSNIEYATYVRKVSLMLLENFLWRLKTKQVDRGFYPTSVLYVVGAASIAFGALRAIQTRILSDDRSVSSAMRSAVVFATVGLLSVLSAILSEWFESRSLESKIEFE